The genome window TAGCCGTAGCCTCCAACTCATCGTCTGCTCACACGCCTCGCTTGCTTTTACCGCCTTCGAACGACCAAAGCTCCTCAGGGAGGATGTGCTGAATTTAAATAGGATGAGTTCACATCCAGACGCTGTTGTTTTATCGCAACAAGTTCAGCCATTGTTCATGACCTGTAGAAGAACACGTTAGTGTATTTACAGGAGCCACTAAATAGACATCAGATCTTATCTGCGTTTTCCACCCACATCAAAATGATTTCgaaaaaaaagcagagggtGTTTCTGAAAAGGAAGTTTTCTTTTTTGGTACAGTCTTGTACGCACTCTTACAATGACTAATTTAAGCCGTGCCCTGTGTAGAGCAGGCCGTGCTCCTCTGTGCAGCGCCTTCTATTCATTTACACAAAAACAACGTTTGCAGTGAAACGCCTCCCTCAGAGACGAACAAGccgctggcctgaaaactgaaATCTCCCTTTCACCGAGGGCGACTCGTCCGTCCCTCATTCGAAATGCGCCGTAGCTTCAGGTGCGGTTAGCCGGTGTAACGCagctgggtcaaaggtcaaacactcGGTGCTGATTTATTTAAGTGCAGGCtggtgatgtcacacacacagagcgtaGAATCAAATATGTGCACAAATGCCTCCCCAGCCTGCAGTGGTTTATGTATTGGCTGCTCAAACCCACACATTAGAGCCATTCAAAAAAGAATCCTgtgaaatgtctgtttcctggcaCGTAGcatgttagcttagcataaagcgCAGAAGCAGCTTAGCCCCCAAATAACAAAACAATCCACAATACATGATCTAACACAGTTTTAACTAGCTGCTGTAGTTGTTGGGGGCCATTTTCATGTCCTGTGAGGTAAAGTGAGTCGTCTAATGGAGGCAGTGCTTcgctgtgctgcgttcaggggctCCTGTCTTTCCCTCTGCAGCACCCAGGGACCCCTCTGACCTCCTGCTTACCCCGTCTCACCGAAGACCTCGGCGACCAAAATAAGTTCAACATGTAGCGCTGCAGCGGCCGGGAGCTGCTCCTCGGGCATCTTTTATTAACAGCTCCATCAAATATTCACCTCCGCCCAACCCCCGCTCCGCGTCCGCCCGTTCCTCCCAAGCTGCAGCAGTAAAGGCGTCTCAGTAACTCACACCGAGCACGATGGCGCCGAACGTGCCGTGGGTTCCTGTGGATTTGTTACAACTAGAACAGCGGAGGCCGGATCTTCGTCACAGTGACACGTGTTAACAAACAAGGGCAAAACGCACAAGCGGAGCGAAATGATTCAGACTGTGACGAACTCGTCAGGTCCAGAGTCAAATGTCTGCAGATGATGCTGCTTTGCTCCCTAGAACTAACCCTGACTTTCTAGTGTAGACGGCCTTAGGTCACACTATTTACTACAGTGTAGGATCATcttcagggtcaaaggtcatgtcaTTTGCTCATTATGAGTCTCTCTATGGAGCGACTTCAGGGAGTGACTCATTTCTCTGGTTGTGCAGGAGAATGTTCCCTTTTCTGAGCTTCAACATGAGCGTTCTGGACCCGTCTGCTCACTACAACGTGTACGTGGACGTGGTTCTGGCCGATCAGCACCACTGGAGGTACCAGGGCGGGAAGTGGGTCCAGTGCGGCAAAGCAGAGGGAAACATGCCAGGTACGTTTCATTTACTATCATAACTATGCAAAGGGAAGATTTAAAACGCTCCCAATCAAAAGTCAAATGAATATGACTATAAAGAAAAAAGCTGGAGTTGACTTCATGCTCAGACTCTCACCACCGTGGCCATAAACcaccacagaagcagcagcgtccccctctctctctctctctcccagagaCGAAGCGCCAGACGAGCTGCATGTCAGTGGGCGCTGAGCTCAGTTCGTGGTCAGTCCCTGAGCAGGGCCTTCGGCGCAGAGCGAGCGCGTCTGGAGGAAGTGGTTCGCGCAGCGATATTGATGCAGATCTACAGGCAGTAGATACAGTAGGGAAACCGAGACGCGTCACGATAAACAAGTCGCTGGAGAGATTTCTGCGGACATTTTGGTTGAAGTCAAAAGCTTCGTGTAGGAAGAGAGCAGTCGATATGGAAATAGTCAGTTCTGTGGTTTAATTTAGCCATTAACTGATTAAGTGGTTTTCTTAATTGATGAGGTTccagatgttttcttttctactgGTAACTGCCCAGTTTGTGCTATTTATAGGGATTTTTTCAACCCTAAACCTGCAGCTGTACGACATTTACTCTTAACATCATGACAATTAAAGCTATAATATGTGACATCCTACCTTTTGCGTGTAAGGAGGAGGTGGCTTCAAAGCCTCTCTAGCTCAGGGGCCGAGGATCCGAATGCAGCAGAACATGGTGAGGGGTGGAGTCAGTAGCTGTTTCTACTGAGGCGATTATGAAACAGGAGGCTGAGGCGAGAGTCAGGTGAACAGGGAGACGTCCAAACACTGAGAAACAAGAGGAGCCAACATCATTTCATGCTTCTCCCTGAATTCTGTGACACATCATGCTTTCATGGTTTCTCTTTGATTTTGTCACAcctcagggaaaaaaaaagcaaagtgaatTCAAGAGAACCAAGACGACATTTTGAGTGATCGACGATAGACAAACCACAATTACGGCGTATAAATGAAAGACGGTGCAAGGTGTTGTCACACATGTGACAGGTGTCGTGGAACGGCGACTGTAGTTGTGGAAACTGTGGTGAAACGTTGCCTCTCAATTAGATTTAATAGTGCACTTGTGTGGTGTCAGTAAAAGGTTAGCGGGTCAATGTGGTGACGCTGTGAAAAATTACTTTGCTGAGATTTGAACAGCTCCGTTTGCCTGATCTGGgctcagtggagcagcagctgagtgcGCGTCTGTGTTTGGGCCCGCAGGGAACCGGATGTACATGCACCCGGACTCGCCCAACACCGGGGCCCACTGGATGCGGCAGGAGGTGTCCTTCAGCAAGCTCAAGCTCACCAACAACAAGGGCAGCACCAACAACGTGGCGCAGGTACCGGTACCGCGGCTTTGTGACGGACGGTTTCTGTCGCGGCCTGAACCTAAAcccgcccctctctctctagATGATCGTGCTGCAGTCGCTGCACAAGtaccagcctcgtctccacatcgtggaggtgaaggaggacgGCTCCGAGGACCCCTTCCTCTCGTCCAAAGCGCAGACTTTCGTCTTCCCAGAGACCCAGTTCATCGCCGTCACCGCCTACCAGAACGCAGACGTAAGTCGCCGGTTCCTCCGGACCGGGTCTGGAGTCCGAGTCGGACGGAGGCTCTGATTTATGCATGTGGCTGTTAAAAATGCAGGGGCTAATGCGGCGGGTCGCCCCCGCTGACCTCGGCGCCGTGCGGCCGCTGAAGGCCCAGCCCGACCCGGCCGTGCGGGCGGTTCTGCATCACAGACGAGCTCTGCAtgtgattcattcattcttcGCGTGAGGCCTCCCCCCTTCTCACCAccccccctcctgctcctccacagatcaCTCAGCTGAAAATAGACCATAACCCCTTCGCGAAAGGTTTCCGTGACAACTACGACACGTAAGTAACTCCCGATAAAACCTGGATTTGCccgtgaggcgttcagggacataCTGTACGTTTGTGCGCATTTCCATTTGCTCATTGCTGGACTGCAGGTATTTAAATAGccaccttttatttttttaatgactgctctgcttctgctgcacttGAAGGGTGTGAGGGGCTGTGAGATGTTTGATAGCTTGAGGTTTGGGCAGGAAataacaccttttttttttcctcctcttctcacaCTCTCTTctcgtcccctcctcctcccccgtgcCTAGGCTGTACGCTCCTCCCGACTCTGATcgcctcaccccctcccctACAGAgagccagcagctgctgccagggAGCTGCTACCCCCAGAGCTACCTCCCCGAGCAGTACATGAGTCCGCTGCCTCAGAGCCGCTTCTACAGCCGCGAGCCCATCGCCGTGGGCCAGCAGCACAAAGACTCGCCCTGCAGCCCCGGCCCCCACAGCCGCTGGTACCTGCCGCCTCAGCAGAGCGTGGCCCCCAATCGCCTCGAGTTCACGTCCACCTACGACGGGGACTTCTCCGGGAACGGGTTCTACAAGCCCTTCCCCCTGCAGACGTCCACGCACCACGCCCTCGGCTACTACCCCGAGCATCCCTTCGCATCCACCAGCGTGTCCGTATCAGGGGCCCCCTCAGGAGGCTGGAGCACCAACAGGCCGACCCCCCAGTACCTCAGCCACCCCAACAAAGCTGGGCCCAGTCTGGGCTGGTTCAGACCCATATcatcctcttcgtcctcctcctcttcctccatgtcCCCCGGCAACCCCCGGCTGCACCCCCCCTcgctgctggagccgctgcaggaAAAGACCAAAGACacggtgggggtggtgggggaggACCCCTGGCTGGAGCCGCCCTCCGTCAAGTCGGCGGACTCCGCAGACTCGGGCCTGTTCGAGGGCAGCGTCGGGGACGGCAAGAGGAGGCGTGTGTCGCCCTACACGTCCAGCACGGAGAACTCCCCGCCcccacgcggcggcggcggcgacgtgTGCGAGAAGGACAGCGACGCAGACTATTACGGCTACTACGCCCACTGAAGGCCTCGCGCCTccgcggggggagggggggtctccGCCCCAGGTCACAGCGCGGCCGACGCCTCCACGACGTGTCAGTGTCAAACTATTACAGGAGCAACTTTCAAGGTTACTGTCAAAGTTACTGTTGAACACGAGCGGATGTGACTCGGACGCTGCCCTTGAgtcacacagacaccaaacaaaCACGCAGACCTGTGACTTGGGCCTTTGAAACATCTGGAGACttgaaaacaaacatctgcataTCTGCCCGCTGACAGACGCCTGCAGGGATTGTCTGTTCTTTCTGCGTCAAACGCTCCCTTtgtctcttctctgtctcttccttcTCACACATGCACTCGCTCGCCTTCATTTCCCTCCATCACTGTGAACTGAAATTACAGATTGATTTAGCGCCCACTAGAGGTGAGAGGAGGCAGCGGGTCTGAGTGGAGCCTCATATAAAAGGGAGCGGAGTGCTGATGTGAGGAACCCCTTGTTtgtaataatgtgtgtgtaaatccacagaaccagcagcgaTGCAGCATATCTCAACAGGACAAATACCCACTTTAGTATGAAGATGGGTCAGAGTTTACACGCGAtactttttaaattattatagaCAATAACAGAAAATCATTAAAATGGTAGATGGAACTAACAGGGTTATAACTAAAATAATTAAGTAAGAAAGTGATCAGCCCCGAACTGGAGTTTTCCCAGTTGTCATGGAAACGATCTGGTTCTACTCACATCTGGAAatcgtttatttatttatttatttatttgctttttttccagGGGCAATTTACGTTCGTCTGCATCAGTGTAATTGTCCCAGCGACGCATTTTCAGGAGAGCAGATGTTACACGAGCTCCTTTCGTGGCGTTTACCTCAGCTGGGTGTTCTGAGAAATAACGACGATCATATCAGTTTGTCCAAAAACAACAGGGAAGGCGTTTTACCTGGACGATCGTCTGGTTCGTCTAACGTAAAGCTGTAACATACAGCATCAGGCAAAATCAAGGTCAGCTCCCTAATGATGAGGTGAAAAAAGCTCAGTCAATAGACAAATAAAGCGCAGGATCGATACAAGCATCAGCTGGAAAACAGTATTGGCTTCAGGACACGTGGCAGCGTCAAACCCGTTGCAGTGTTCACATCAGCGGCTCGCTTTCCCACTTAAAAGTGGGTCATGCATCACAGAACCCTCACCTGCACGTGAACGGACGACCTGTCACGTCCGGACGACAGCCACCAGGAAGCGGCGGACGGACAGACACGCTGAATTTCCCCCCCAGTCGTCGGGCCTATCATGCGGTGACACCGGCTGACAgaggcccggctccggcccggTGACAGGAATGAGGAGTGAGGCCGCAGTCGGCGCTGATCAGAGATCTGCTCCTCATTCCTCACCAGGTGTGTTAATGGCCTCAGACAAGCCCGGCGGCGACAGACAGGTGCCCGGGCTGCTCAGGTCTGCTGTTGGGAACGGACGCGCTCATTACTCACGTGTCTCTAACGGTAAACACACGACGAGGCGAGCGTGAAACGTTTGGCTTTGTTTCTATTTGCGGAAGTGCGGTGCTGATTTTACGCAACTATTGCAAAAGGACTGAGCCCAATATagacaatcacaaacacacgtcGGTGATGcgatttaaatgtgaaaattaaAAGGACTTAATCTTATGTTGGGAATGAAAACGTCCACCGGGGCTCGTGGGCGGCAGGTGAGGTGAACAGTGGGCGGTTCCTGTTTCAAGTGCAATTAAACGAAAGACGGCGtcgcgggcgagcgaggaggtCACGTGCGTGTTTAACGAGCCGTGCAGCTGCGTCACAGACGCCTCAGGAACGACCCCTGCTGG of Betta splendens chromosome 19, fBetSpl5.4, whole genome shotgun sequence contains these proteins:
- the tbx21 gene encoding T-box transcription factor TBX21 translates to MGGIGGDLYLSMLNGTETQTFGKSTDLSSHLHRGGKDLAELKMGIQDTRFYYPDSVQSAQDALALQYHSDQTVGGFGAQPGRFYAQTLGNCPYGGVRSPPRSGAPQGYISTAGDGFHSGGKDVYSPSPDGFPGSFQHGYQRPSLYPLPGLQVCGKTQALLNNYPLWAKFHKFQTEMIITKQGRRMFPFLSFNMSVLDPSAHYNVYVDVVLADQHHWRYQGGKWVQCGKAEGNMPGNRMYMHPDSPNTGAHWMRQEVSFSKLKLTNNKGSTNNVAQMIVLQSLHKYQPRLHIVEVKEDGSEDPFLSSKAQTFVFPETQFIAVTAYQNADITQLKIDHNPFAKGFRDNYDTLYAPPDSDRLTPSPTESQQLLPGSCYPQSYLPEQYMSPLPQSRFYSREPIAVGQQHKDSPCSPGPHSRWYLPPQQSVAPNRLEFTSTYDGDFSGNGFYKPFPLQTSTHHALGYYPEHPFASTSVSVSGAPSGGWSTNRPTPQYLSHPNKAGPSLGWFRPISSSSSSSSSSMSPGNPRLHPPSLLEPLQEKTKDTVGVVGEDPWLEPPSVKSADSADSGLFEGSVGDGKRRRVSPYTSSTENSPPPRGGGGDVCEKDSDADYYGYYAH